The Megachile rotundata isolate GNS110a chromosome 3, iyMegRotu1, whole genome shotgun sequence genome includes a window with the following:
- the LOC105663223 gene encoding uncharacterized protein LOC105663223, with product MELKIATRCLVFAACLTATLATFGKEHVHIRIHVPEIVQHEEKKIIKYEDHGGHDHGGGGGHGGGDETIIVTSPGGGGGHGGGFGGGHGGGFGGGHGGGFGGGHGGGFGGGHGGGFGGGHGGGYGGGGFGGGHGGGHGGGVEQTIVITEPSGGGGGHGGGFGGGHGGGFGGGHGGGFGGGHGGGISFGGGGHGGGGYGGGHGDVIISGPGGGGFDDHHGGGGGGFDEHHGGGGFGGGGGIIEHHGGGGFGGGGGGIIEHHGGGGFGGGGGGFGDHHGGGGFGGGGGIIEHHGGGGFGGGGYGGGGGGIIEHHGGGGFGGGGGGFGDHHGGGGYGGGGGVEHHVVSNSISSGFGSSGHGGGGYSSGGGYDSYSSGHGGGGGGHGGGGFSGYHKKK from the exons ACGAGGTGCTTGGTCTTCGCCGCATGCTTGACCGCCACATTGGCCACCTTCGGAAAAGAGCA CGTGCATATAAGGATCCACGTGCCGGAGATAGTGCAACACGAGGAgaagaaaatcataaaatacgAAGATCATGGAGGTCACGATCACGGTGGAGGAGGAGGACACGGGGGTGGTGATGAAACGATAATAGTCACATCGCCCGGAGGAGGGGGTGGTCATGGAGGCGGTTTCGGAGGAGGACACGGAGGTGGTTTTGGAGGAGGACACGGAGGTGGTTTTGGAGGAGGACACGGGGGTGGTTTCGGAGGTGGTCACGGGGGTGGTTTCGGAGGAGGACACGGAGGAGGATACGGTGGAGGAGGTTTTGGAGGCGGACATGGAGGGGGACACGGAGGAGGCGTAGAGCAGACAATAGTAATTACCGAACCTagcggaggaggaggaggtCATGGAGGTGGTTTCGGAGGGGGACACGGGGGTGGTTTCGGTGGAGGACATGGAGGTGGTTTTGGCGGTGGTCACGGAGGAGGCATCAGCTTTGGAGGTGGTGGCCATGGAGGTGGTGGATATGGAG gTGGCCACGGAGATGTAATAATATCCGGTCCCGGAGGCGGCGGTTTCGACGACCACCACGGTGGAGGTGGCGGTGGATTCGACGAGCACCACGGCGGCGGTGGTTTCGGAGGAGGTGGTGGTATAATTGAGCACCACGGTGGCGGAGGTTTCGGAGGAGGAGGCGGTGGTATCATTGAGCACCACGGTGGCGGAGGTTtcggaggaggaggaggtggtTTCGGTGACCATCACGGTGGTGGAGGCTTCGGAGGAGGTGGTGGTATCATCGAACACCACGGCGGCGGTGGTTTCGGAGGAGGTGGATAcggaggtggtggtggtggtatcATTGAACACCACGGTGGAGGAGGTTTCGGAGGAGGTGGTGGTGGTTTCGGTGACCACCATGGTGGAGGTGGATACGGAGGCGGTGGTGGCGTCGAACACCACGTCGTCAGTAACAGTATATCTTCTGGCTTTGGTAGCAG TGGTCACGGCGGAGGAGGATACAGTTCCGGAGGAGGCTACGACTCGTATTCGAGCGGTCAtggcggcggcggtggcggtCACGGTGGCGGTGGTTTCTCAGGTTACCACAAGAAAAAGTAA
- the LOC143264150 gene encoding uncharacterized protein LOC143264150 has protein sequence MEKLRTHVFLLTLLVSFTLVYSMPYPGGGHHEHTHFILHIPELIHKHHHTHVKKIHIKHHDEGGDDGHEHIEDW, from the exons ATGGAGAAACTGCGAACACAC GTTTTTCTTCTCACACTGTTAGTGTCGTTCACCCTTGTATATTCGATGCCCTACCCCGGCGGCGGCCATCACGAACA CACACACTTCATCCTCCACATACCCGAACTCATTCACAAGCATCACCACACGCATGTCAAGAAGATTCACATAAAACACCACGATGAAGGAGGAGACGATGGACACGAACATATAGAAGACTGGTGA
- the LOC100876412 gene encoding uncharacterized protein LOC100876412, whose translation MRSQSFALIVFGIFAVVVSSPAPGYHGSHHHVRIHVPYHVHTVHHHHVKKVPVHVVEKVPVPVPIPIHHVKKVAVPVPVHHVEKVHVPVPIVEKVHVPVHVPVHEEKPWW comes from the exons ATGCGCTCCCAGTCCTTCGCC CTGATCGTGTTCGGAATATTCGCCGTGGTAGTGTCTTCTCCGGCACCTGGATATCACGG TTCGCACCACCACGTACGTATCCACGTGCCTTATCACGTGCACACGGTCCATCATCATCACGTGAAGAAGGTACCCGTGCACGTTGTCGAGAAGGTCCCTGTTCCCGTTCCAATTCCGATTCATCATGTGAAGAAGGTGGCTGTTCCGGTACCAGTGCACCATGTTGAAAAAGTACACGTTCCTGTTCCAATTGTCGAGAAGGTTCATGTACCTGTACACGTACCTGTTCACGAAGAGAAGCCATGGTGGTGA
- the LOC100876524 gene encoding signal peptidase complex subunit 1-like encodes MLNTNVRANNMYVSTAILNRTEVVHISSRPAPRSYLFTMSLWVQYIKSIPTHVDYDGQARAEKLSRIIVTLFGVVGLIWGYIIQQFSQTFYILGAGLVMALLVTVPPWSMYRRKPLDWQTPQEKETVSYELKKKK; translated from the exons ATGTTAAATACAAACGTCCGCGCGAACAACATGTACGTATCGACTGCAATTCTGAACCGTACTGAAGTCGTTCACATTAGTAGCCGCCCGGCACCACGATCTTATTTGTTTACAATGAGCTTGTGGGTACAGTATATCAAGTCTATCCCAACACACGTT GATTATGATGGACAAGCACGAGCAGAGAAATTGTCAAGGATCATTGTAACACTATTTGGG GTAGTTGGATTGATATGGGGATACATTATCCAGCAATTTTCACAAACATTCTATATACTTGGAGCTGGTTTGGTAATGGCCCTTTTGGTGACAGTACCACCATGGTCCATGTACCGTCGTAAACCTTTAGACTGGCAAACTCCTCAGGAAAAAGAGACAGTCTCATATGagttaaagaagaaaaaatag
- the LOC100876633 gene encoding signal peptidase complex subunit 1-like → MSSWIQYIKSIPTHMDYDGQARAEKLSRVIITLFGVVGLIWGYVIQQFSQTFYILGAGFVLAVLITVPPWPMYRRKPLEWQKPQAEVTLKQKKKK, encoded by the exons ATGAGTTCGTGGATACAATATATTAAATCCATTCCAACGCATATG GACTATGATGGGCAAGCTAGAGCAGAAAAGTTATCAAGAGTTATTATAACATTATTTGGG GTTGTTGGATTAATATGGGGATATGTTATTCAGCAATTTTCTCAAACATTTTACATACTTGGAGCTGGATTCGTATTAGCCGTCCTAATCACTGTACCCCCATGGCCCATGTATCGTCGTAAACCTTTGGAGTGGCAAAAACCTCAGGCTGAAGTCACGcttaaacaaaagaaaaagaaatag